The DNA region CCCTGTGGGCGCGTCCGCCGACGCGCTCCACGCCACCGGCGGCCGGTTCCCGTTCACCGTCACGGTGAACGTGCACGTCCGGGAGGTGGTGTTGCCGCAGCCGTCGGTGGCCGTGCATCCCACCGTCACCGGTGTGCTCGTCCCCACCCGGAACCAGTCCCCGTACCGGTCGCAGACGAGGCTTGCGCTCCCGCAGTTGTCTGTACCGGTGATCCCAAAGCTCACCCACACCCAAGTCTCCGGCGGGAAGCACTCCCGCAGGGTGATGTTCCCCGGGCAGTGGATCACGGGCGGCAGGGTATCCTGAGTGTACGTGATCCGCTGAACCTTGGCCGGGCTCGGGTTGCCGCAAGCGTCCCGGGCCTGCCACGACCGCTCGATCGTCACCCGACAACCCACAGTGGACACGCTGTCTGTGTAAGTCACCTCGGGGCTTGGATCGCAGCTGTCGGTGGCCGTGGCCCATCCGGTCGCCTCCGGGCCCGTGTCGCTCGGATTGCACCCAAGATCCACGTCCGGCGGGGCGGTGAGCTCCGGCGGGGTCGTGTCGCGAACGGTGATCGTTTGGGTGTGGGTGATGGAGTTCCCGCAGGCATCGCTGGCCCGCCAGGTCCGGATCAAGGTGTAGGTGTGAGGGCACGCGCCGTCCACCCTCTCTTCCTCGAACGCCACGGCCACGTCGGGATCGCAGGTGTCCGAGGCCGACACCACCGGTGGAGGCGGGACTTGGTGGCACGCCACCGTGAGGTCCGTGGGCATCGGTTGCGCCCAACGCGGTTTGGTGGTGTCCACGATCCGGAATGTGGCGGCGGTGGGGGAGGCGTTGCCGACGCAGTCGTGGGCGGTGAAGGTCACCGTGACGGAGCCGGACCTGCCGCACGTGGTCACGAACTTGTCCGGGCTGTAGTCGTTCGTCCAGGTGATGTCGCAGCAGTTGTCGTA from Candidatus Acetothermia bacterium includes:
- a CDS encoding HYR domain-containing protein, producing TVTLTPSGAVYGPVVMETEWRDPDGDQVFVEVPGVPPMYASQLSAFLGSLVAMYWPDAADGFCQAVRDRDVIVDEFTVTLRDACGATTEVPATVTINVVDKVPPNMFYPARDRTVECDGQGNTAALFSWLRVQGGAWAYDNCCDITWTNDYSPDKFVTTCGRSGSVTVTFTAHDCVGNASPTAATFRIVDTTKPRWAQPMPTDLTVACHQVPPPPVVSASDTCDPDVAVAFEEERVDGACPHTYTLIRTWRASDACGNSITHTQTITVRDTTPPELTAPPDVDLGCNPSDTGPEATGWATATDSCDPSPEVTYTDSVSTVGCRVTIERSWQARDACGNPSPAKVQRITYTQDTLPPVIHCPGNITLRECFPPETWVWVSFGITGTDNCGSASLVCDRYGDWFRVGTSTPVTVGCTATDGCGNTTSRTCTFTVTVNGNRPPVAWSASADAPTGVVCIPVPASDPDGDPLTIEVFDPSPCGATWVQGNMVCYGTFGCEAWQIPPGTVARFMFRVTDPCGASATGWVYITITCEICPMALPPGGDE